In Alteromonas naphthalenivorans, one DNA window encodes the following:
- a CDS encoding YgiQ family radical SAM protein, whose translation MQATIKADRGLFSYPKYWPHCLGTAPFLPMSKEEMDALGWDSCDVILVTGDAYVDHPSFGMAVIGRVLEAHGFRVGIISQPDWTSKDAFMTLGKPNLYFGVTAGNMDSMINRYTADKKLRHDDAYTAGNVGGKRPDRAVTVYAQRCREAFKGTPVIAGGIEASLRRIAHYDYWSEKVRRSVLFDSKADMLFFGNAERPLVEVTHRLAAGETIDEMRDIRGTAIIVKEALPEWQGVDSTSLDRPGKIEPISSPYQMEPECDSQDKDNANSEAPEAAPVVIQPPERRKPWENVYVKLPAYETVKDNKVLYAHTSRILHQETNPGCARALMQRHGDRHIWINPPAMPLETEEMDAVFDLPYQRVPHPVYGDATIPAYDMIKFSINIMRGCYGGCTFCSITEHEGRIIQSRSEDSIIREIEEIRDTVPGFTGVISDLGGPTANMYRLRCKSPKAEATCRRPSCVYPSICAHMDTDHKPTIDLYRRARELPGVKKVLIASGVRYDLAVEDPEYVKELALHHVGGYLKIAPEHTEDGPLSKMMKPGMGSYYRFKELFDKYSQEAGKKQYLIPYFIASHPGTTDDDMLNLAIWLKENKFKLDQVQNFYPSPMATATTMYHTEVNSLRKVTKDSEDVPSAKGEIHRRLHKAMLRYHDPKNFAQIREALKRMGREDLIGRGAQHLVPPETADEKRQKAVKGRNGERGLTKHTGLPPNFQRKGRGKNNTAGASSENRGGNKTENRNGGKSGGQNRGQNTPSSQRRGETTAKR comes from the coding sequence ATGCAAGCCACCATTAAGGCCGATCGCGGTCTATTTTCTTATCCTAAATATTGGCCGCACTGCCTTGGTACTGCGCCGTTTCTTCCCATGTCTAAAGAGGAAATGGATGCCCTAGGATGGGACAGCTGTGACGTTATCTTAGTGACGGGTGATGCGTACGTAGATCACCCAAGCTTTGGTATGGCAGTTATTGGCCGTGTACTTGAAGCCCACGGTTTTCGTGTAGGTATCATTTCTCAGCCCGATTGGACGAGCAAAGACGCCTTCATGACCCTTGGTAAGCCAAATTTATACTTCGGTGTTACAGCGGGTAACATGGATTCCATGATCAACCGCTATACGGCAGATAAAAAACTTCGTCACGATGACGCCTATACCGCAGGTAATGTTGGCGGCAAACGCCCAGATCGCGCGGTTACCGTATACGCACAACGATGCCGTGAAGCGTTTAAGGGCACGCCTGTTATTGCCGGCGGTATTGAAGCTAGCTTACGCCGTATCGCCCATTACGATTATTGGAGCGAAAAAGTACGTCGTTCTGTATTGTTCGACTCCAAAGCTGACATGCTCTTTTTCGGCAATGCCGAGCGCCCATTAGTTGAAGTTACCCACCGCTTAGCGGCGGGTGAAACTATTGATGAAATGCGCGATATACGCGGCACCGCTATTATCGTGAAAGAAGCACTACCTGAGTGGCAAGGGGTTGATTCAACCTCGTTAGATCGCCCCGGTAAAATCGAGCCTATCTCAAGCCCTTATCAAATGGAGCCTGAGTGCGACTCGCAAGATAAAGATAATGCAAACAGCGAAGCGCCTGAAGCCGCGCCCGTCGTGATACAGCCTCCGGAACGCCGCAAGCCTTGGGAAAATGTATACGTTAAGCTACCTGCGTACGAAACAGTAAAAGATAACAAAGTCTTGTATGCCCACACGTCACGTATTTTACACCAAGAAACCAACCCTGGTTGTGCTCGTGCATTAATGCAGCGCCATGGCGACAGACATATTTGGATAAACCCACCCGCCATGCCTTTGGAAACTGAGGAAATGGACGCGGTATTCGACCTTCCTTATCAGCGTGTGCCTCACCCTGTGTATGGCGATGCCACTATACCCGCTTACGATATGATTAAGTTCAGTATCAATATTATGCGCGGGTGTTACGGCGGTTGTACTTTCTGTTCTATTACAGAGCATGAAGGGCGAATTATTCAAAGCCGCTCTGAAGACTCGATTATTCGTGAAATTGAAGAAATTCGCGATACCGTACCTGGGTTTACCGGTGTTATTTCAGACTTAGGTGGCCCTACGGCAAATATGTATCGTTTGCGCTGTAAGAGCCCTAAAGCCGAAGCCACGTGTCGTCGTCCATCTTGTGTATATCCGAGTATTTGTGCGCATATGGATACCGATCATAAGCCGACCATCGATTTATATCGTCGTGCTCGTGAATTGCCCGGCGTGAAGAAAGTGCTTATCGCTTCTGGTGTTCGTTACGACTTGGCGGTAGAAGATCCTGAGTACGTAAAAGAGTTAGCGCTACATCACGTTGGCGGCTATTTGAAGATAGCCCCAGAGCACACCGAAGACGGCCCATTATCTAAAATGATGAAGCCGGGTATGGGCAGCTATTACCGCTTTAAAGAGTTGTTCGATAAATATTCGCAAGAAGCGGGTAAGAAACAATATCTTATTCCGTACTTTATTGCCTCGCACCCAGGCACCACAGACGACGATATGTTGAATTTGGCGATTTGGCTGAAAGAGAATAAGTTTAAGCTTGATCAAGTGCAGAACTTCTATCCTTCACCAATGGCGACGGCAACGACTATGTACCACACCGAAGTGAATTCACTTCGCAAGGTAACAAAAGACAGTGAAGATGTGCCTTCGGCTAAAGGTGAAATACACCGACGCTTACACAAAGCTATGCTTCGATATCACGATCCTAAGAACTTCGCGCAAATTCGTGAAGCCCTTAAGCGTATGGGCCGCGAAGATTTAATAGGCCGTGGCGCACAGCACTTAGTACCGCCTGAAACCGCAGATGAAAAACGTCAAAAAGCAGTAAAAGGCAGAAATGGCGAACGTGGATTAACTAAGCACACGGGTTTACCGCCAAATTTCCAACGGAAAGGCCGTGGTAAAAACAACACTGCTGGCGCTTCTAGCGAAAATAGAGGTGGGAATAAAACTGAGAACAGAAACGGCGGTAAAAGCGGCGGGCAAAATCGTGGACAGAACACGCCAAGCTCACAGCGAAGAGGGGAAACAACAGCAAAACGCTAG
- a CDS encoding cupin domain-containing protein, producing the protein MKRNLPIMLTVILGVFGSFSIAYAPDTFAVNKNDTGKVISGDSFKTQVIPQAKAAIDEGEGWIFYSYHNDETFGTSQSLAGMAVIKPGVEIHPPHEHSDEEFLLVTQGSGEWSVEGEVFKANTGDMLYAAPWDEHGVKNTGDIDLVFVVFKWHSKGIAVPTKSAYKK; encoded by the coding sequence ATGAAGCGTAATTTACCTATAATGTTAACCGTTATTTTAGGTGTTTTTGGCAGTTTTTCTATTGCTTATGCCCCAGATACTTTTGCGGTTAATAAGAATGACACTGGCAAAGTGATTTCTGGCGACAGTTTCAAAACACAGGTAATCCCACAGGCCAAAGCAGCCATTGATGAAGGCGAGGGTTGGATATTCTATAGCTATCACAATGATGAAACCTTTGGTACTAGCCAATCATTAGCGGGTATGGCAGTTATTAAGCCCGGTGTAGAAATACACCCACCTCACGAACATAGTGACGAAGAGTTTCTATTGGTGACTCAGGGAAGTGGGGAGTGGAGCGTTGAAGGTGAAGTGTTTAAGGCTAATACCGGCGACATGCTATACGCAGCCCCTTGGGATGAACACGGGGTGAAAAATACCGGTGATATCGATTTAGTGTTTGTGGTATTTAAGTGGCACAGCAAAGGTATTGCTGTGCCTACAAAAAGTGCTTACAAAAAATAA